One part of the Palaemon carinicauda isolate YSFRI2023 chromosome 23, ASM3689809v2, whole genome shotgun sequence genome encodes these proteins:
- the LOC137616944 gene encoding uncharacterized protein, producing MIRKSIMASLVVLIVAATLSDRGVVRAAQRGQSARMMKNSWWSKRSSPAEVIGSSLEDQQIGDLSAASFLTYLVYPALHAKDVQPDLYDTPCLPSAPNQQLDPSISYYLTLIKALKGISRRNKDKVLRY from the exons ATGATTCGGAAATCCATCATGGCGTCGTTGGTCGTCCTGATCGTGGCCGCAACTTTGAGCGACAGAGGAGTGGTCAGAGCAGCTCAGCGGGGACAGAGTGCCAGGATGATGAAAAACA GCTGGTGGAGCAAAAGGTCATCGCCGGCTGAGGTCATCGGCAGTTCACTGGAAGACCAACAGATTGGAGATCTCAGCGCTGCATCTTTCCTGACCTATTTAG TCTACCCTGCACTACACGCTAAAGACGTCCAACCAGACTTGTACGATACTCCCTGCTTACCCTCTGCCCCAAACCAGCAGTTGGATCCATCTATTTCTTATTACTTAACTCTAATAAAGGCACTGAAAGGCATCTCCAGAAGAAACAAAGACAAGGTTTTGAGGTACTAG